Proteins encoded by one window of Polaribacter haliotis:
- a CDS encoding helix-turn-helix domain-containing protein, protein MMQTLNIKNMVCNRCKTVVRQTLNNEGFQVITLELGKVVVEENINNNFIKLEEALKKEGFELIKETSVELIEKIKIALIKHIDINDTDYILSELANELGKTYSLLSKSFSKSEGITLEKYFIDLKIEKVKEYIQLNQLNFSEIAYSLNYKNSSHLAKQFKNSTGITMTAYKKSQTWYRKSLDQIV, encoded by the coding sequence ATGATGCAAACATTAAATATAAAAAATATGGTTTGTAATCGTTGTAAAACAGTTGTTAGACAAACACTTAATAATGAAGGGTTTCAGGTTATAACTTTAGAACTTGGTAAAGTGGTAGTTGAAGAAAATATAAACAACAATTTTATCAAACTTGAAGAAGCTTTAAAGAAAGAAGGTTTTGAACTTATAAAAGAAACTTCTGTAGAACTGATTGAAAAAATTAAAATTGCACTTATTAAGCATATAGATATAAATGATACAGATTATATACTTTCTGAATTAGCAAATGAATTGGGGAAAACCTATTCTTTATTGAGTAAGTCTTTTAGTAAATCTGAAGGCATAACACTTGAAAAATATTTTATAGACCTTAAAATTGAAAAAGTAAAAGAATACATACAGTTAAACCAATTGAATTTCTCTGAAATAGCATACAGTTTAAATTATAAAAATAGCAGTCATTTGGCAAAACAATTTAAAAATAGCACTGGAATTACTATGACAGCTTATAAAAAATCACAAACTTGGTATAGAAAATCTTTAGACCAAATTGTATAA
- a CDS encoding DUF3347 domain-containing protein: MKTVKTTTAILALVLITFTAISCKNNKKEQSKNEVNHSEMNHNANDGHHSKDKKETVISVNQKENIESEAILTAYFNLKDALVADDESKAKELGASLEKSLSNFDVSKYTDAQKLELKDIIIDAKEHAEHISKSPIAHQREHFKVLSKDIIDMVAITGASNKLYEQYCPMYDKGSAWLSMNKEVRNPYYGSKMLKCGKVQREFN; the protein is encoded by the coding sequence ATGAAAACAGTAAAAACAACAACAGCAATTTTAGCACTTGTATTAATAACATTTACAGCAATTTCTTGTAAAAACAACAAGAAAGAACAAAGTAAAAATGAAGTAAATCATTCAGAAATGAATCACAATGCTAATGATGGTCATCATAGTAAGGATAAAAAAGAAACCGTAATTTCAGTGAATCAAAAAGAAAACATCGAATCCGAAGCAATTTTAACCGCTTATTTCAATTTAAAAGATGCTTTAGTTGCAGATGATGAATCAAAAGCAAAAGAATTGGGTGCTTCATTAGAAAAAAGTTTAAGCAATTTTGATGTTTCTAAATATACGGATGCTCAAAAATTAGAATTAAAAGATATTATTATTGATGCTAAAGAACACGCAGAGCATATTTCAAAAAGCCCAATAGCACATCAAAGAGAACACTTTAAGGTTTTAAGTAAAGACATTATAGATATGGTTGCTATAACTGGTGCTTCTAATAAATTATATGAGCAATATTGCCCAATGTATGACAAAGGAAGTGCTTGGTTAAGTATGAATAAAGAAGTACGTAACCCTTATTATGGTAGTAAAATGCTTAAATGCGGAAAAGTGCAAAGAGAATTTAACTAG
- a CDS encoding TolC family protein: MKHIKILIFVLFVSVSVKAQQLESLIEVALANNPEIQKFELRYKIASEKINEVNTIPNTEFGVGYFVSEPETRTGAQRFKVSAKQMIPWFNTIAARENYVGSLAKAKYEDIVIAKRKLMTSVSQSYYNLYANKAKQKVLIENIELLKTYETLALTSVEVGNASVVDVLRLQMRQNELQQLLDVLIQQFIAEQTVFNKLLNREKAVKVTVINELIIPSESFEDNSKVLELHPELLKFDKLYYSVEQSELLNQKESSPMIGFGLDYINVEKRPNLDFGDNGKDIIMPMVSISIPIFNNKYKSKTKQNLLQQEEILSQKQERLNKLITRLDKAVNNRVSARISYKTQSKNLKQAKNAQDILMKSYETGKIDFNDVLDIQELQLKFQLNQVESIRKYYIQSTIINYLTN, translated from the coding sequence ATGAAACATATAAAAATTTTAATATTCGTTCTATTTGTTTCTGTGTCTGTAAAAGCACAACAGTTAGAAAGCCTTATAGAAGTAGCATTGGCCAATAATCCAGAAATTCAAAAATTTGAATTGAGGTATAAAATTGCTTCAGAAAAAATAAATGAAGTGAATACAATTCCGAATACTGAATTTGGTGTAGGTTATTTTGTGAGTGAACCAGAAACAAGAACAGGTGCTCAACGCTTTAAGGTATCTGCAAAGCAAATGATACCTTGGTTTAACACGATTGCTGCTCGTGAGAATTATGTAGGTTCATTAGCCAAAGCAAAGTATGAAGATATTGTAATTGCAAAGCGCAAATTAATGACTTCTGTATCACAATCGTATTACAATTTGTATGCTAACAAAGCGAAACAAAAAGTATTGATAGAAAATATAGAATTATTAAAAACCTACGAAACATTAGCTTTAACATCGGTTGAAGTTGGTAATGCTTCTGTAGTTGATGTTTTAAGATTACAAATGCGTCAAAACGAATTGCAGCAATTACTAGATGTTTTGATTCAACAATTTATTGCAGAACAGACTGTTTTTAACAAACTCTTAAATCGTGAGAAAGCAGTAAAAGTTACTGTTATTAATGAGTTAATAATTCCTTCAGAATCTTTTGAGGATAATTCGAAAGTTTTGGAGTTACATCCAGAGTTATTAAAATTCGATAAGCTTTATTATTCTGTAGAACAATCTGAATTGTTAAACCAAAAAGAGAGCAGTCCAATGATTGGTTTTGGATTAGATTATATAAATGTAGAAAAACGCCCAAATTTAGATTTTGGCGACAATGGTAAGGATATTATAATGCCAATGGTGTCTATATCAATTCCAATATTCAACAACAAATACAAATCGAAAACAAAACAAAATCTATTACAACAGGAAGAGATATTATCACAAAAGCAAGAACGTCTTAATAAACTTATAACTCGTTTAGATAAAGCTGTTAATAATAGAGTTTCAGCTCGTATTAGTTACAAAACACAATCAAAAAATTTAAAACAAGCAAAAAATGCTCAGGACATTCTAATGAAGAGCTACGAAACAGGAAAAATAGATTTCAATGATGTTTTAGACATTCAGGAATTGCAATTAAAGTTTCAACTAAATCAAGTAGAGTCTATTAGAAAGTATTACATACAATCGACAATTATTAATTATTTAACAAATTAA
- a CDS encoding potassium channel family protein, translating into MPKENTVEKSKSTDFYKQLFKKVILTTSIVIASSLSYTLWIVVDSDSIFLPFLIVSLAFFKTIFIVKLTFTQLSKIIGESHQLTHILTLFGILIILIVLSFSADYQALYIVNSENFKFETIPNNSFFLQFFEFLYFSFITFSSVGYGDIVPISIAGKLIVILEVVLSFFVLVFGIANINRIHVNK; encoded by the coding sequence ATGCCTAAAGAAAACACTGTAGAAAAATCTAAAAGTACAGACTTTTATAAACAACTATTTAAAAAAGTCATACTTACAACCAGTATAGTTATTGCTTCATCTTTAAGTTATACCTTATGGATTGTTGTAGATTCTGACAGTATATTTCTACCTTTTTTAATTGTTAGTTTGGCATTTTTTAAAACCATTTTTATTGTAAAGTTAACTTTTACACAATTAAGTAAAATAATAGGAGAAAGTCATCAACTGACACACATTCTTACTTTATTTGGAATCTTAATTATTTTAATTGTGCTATCATTTTCAGCAGATTACCAGGCATTATATATAGTAAATTCAGAAAATTTTAAATTCGAAACGATTCCCAATAACTCGTTTTTCTTACAATTTTTCGAGTTTTTGTATTTCAGTTTTATAACTTTTTCTTCTGTTGGTTATGGAGATATTGTACCCATTTCTATAGCAGGAAAACTAATTGTTATTTTAGAAGTTGTTTTAAGCTTTTTCGTTTTAGTTTTTGGTATTGCAAACATTAATAGAATTCACGTAAATAAATAA
- a CDS encoding YybH family protein, with the protein MKILKLITLLTVFLLTVNLTNAQDTSYTKDKKEVKAVMKAYKDAIQNLTTEGTFELFTPDAIIFEQGKLEGTYKEYISHHLGPELGHFKSFIFSDYEIQTTVNSPYAYTTENYIYTIVLKGNKTKGTKERTIKSKGVATSILQKIDGKWKIIHSHTSFKKLKI; encoded by the coding sequence ATGAAAATACTTAAATTAATTACACTATTAACTGTTTTCCTTTTAACAGTTAATCTTACGAATGCACAGGACACCTCTTACACTAAAGACAAAAAAGAAGTAAAAGCTGTAATGAAAGCTTATAAAGATGCAATACAAAATTTAACAACAGAAGGTACTTTTGAACTCTTTACACCAGATGCTATCATATTTGAACAAGGAAAATTAGAAGGTACATACAAAGAATACATATCTCACCATTTGGGGCCAGAATTAGGACATTTTAAAAGTTTTATTTTTTCTGATTATGAGATTCAGACAACTGTAAATTCGCCATACGCTTATACAACTGAAAATTATATCTATACTATAGTTCTAAAAGGGAATAAAACCAAAGGCACAAAAGAAAGAACCATTAAAAGTAAGGGAGTAGCTACATCAATATTGCAAAAAATTGATGGAAAATGGAAGATAATCCATTCTCATACTTCGTTTAAAAAACTAAAAATCTAA
- a CDS encoding multicopper oxidase domain-containing protein yields MKTKIITIFLIALTTVVFAQEKRATEGNINNLPVKEHTIILREATVNKAGKDVMGMTVNGTIPGPTLEFTEGEYAVIYVKNEMRVETSVHWHGLLLPNFYDGVPYLNTPPIEPGHTQKYEFPIKQSGTYWYHSHTMLQEQSGVYGSIVIQPKEKVLDYDKELVLMLSDWTNEKPMSVLRNLKRGNEWYGVKKGTATPLNKVIARGAFGAQLNFWRQRMEGADIADVYYPAFLINGEESIEYPEFKQGEKVRLRIIDGGASTSFWMTFGGGDPLLVSADGLDVVPIKKNKTFIGIAEAYDFIVTIPEEGKIEFRITAQDGSGTASAFLGTGKVLKAQEIPKPDKIGMMMKMAKMDMKMGAHALKYHPNKDERFKMKDEYGMQMDKMKGMNMKKDKTMPEMKMEMPKDTMPMDHSKMEGMKMDHSKMSGMEMNKPKDTIAMSKMNHSNMRGMGMKKENTMPAMKMEGMDLFAEYNYDYLKSPEKTNYDKNVPVKEVLLNLTGNMNRYIWSMNGVPLSEADNIKINNKEVTRITLNNLTMMHHPMHLHGHFFRVLNENGDYSPLKHTVNVPPMQKVTLEFYGNNGDEAGDWFFHCHILYHMMGGMARVMSYDTPRDPRMDEFPASKIIAETDKWYSWGLADIASNNTAINLTTSNLRNQFNASFEYGWNKNLEGEFTYVRYLHDYLRVFGGVNIENETRGSLDKLNTTAVVGLRYLTPYLFNLDVRVDNKLRPRIGLGRSIMIFPKLSVFGYYEYQIDLGFVDTLPMNKDFTSETVWSAGAEYMLSRNFSLMASYDNRFGGGGGLSVRF; encoded by the coding sequence ATGAAAACTAAAATAATTACAATTTTTCTTATTGCTTTAACTACAGTTGTTTTTGCACAAGAGAAACGTGCAACAGAAGGTAATATAAATAACCTTCCAGTAAAAGAGCACACAATAATTTTGCGTGAAGCAACCGTAAATAAAGCCGGAAAAGATGTTATGGGTATGACTGTGAACGGAACAATTCCTGGTCCAACTTTAGAATTTACAGAAGGAGAATATGCAGTTATTTATGTAAAAAATGAAATGCGTGTAGAAACCTCTGTACATTGGCACGGACTTTTACTTCCTAATTTTTACGACGGTGTACCGTACTTAAATACACCACCTATAGAACCAGGACATACACAGAAATACGAATTTCCTATCAAACAATCAGGAACGTACTGGTATCACTCGCATACAATGTTACAAGAGCAAAGTGGTGTTTATGGTTCCATTGTTATTCAGCCCAAAGAAAAAGTCTTAGACTATGACAAAGAGTTAGTCTTGATGCTATCAGATTGGACAAATGAAAAACCAATGAGCGTGCTTCGAAATTTGAAAAGAGGAAACGAATGGTATGGTGTTAAAAAAGGAACAGCTACTCCGCTGAACAAAGTAATTGCTCGTGGTGCATTTGGTGCACAACTTAATTTTTGGAGACAACGTATGGAAGGTGCAGATATTGCAGATGTCTATTATCCAGCATTTTTAATTAATGGGGAAGAAAGCATTGAGTATCCAGAATTTAAACAGGGCGAAAAAGTAAGATTACGAATTATTGATGGTGGTGCTTCAACTTCTTTTTGGATGACTTTTGGTGGTGGAGATCCATTATTAGTTTCGGCGGATGGCCTTGATGTAGTACCTATTAAAAAGAATAAAACTTTTATAGGTATAGCAGAAGCTTATGATTTTATAGTAACTATTCCAGAAGAAGGAAAAATAGAATTCAGAATTACAGCACAAGATGGTTCTGGAACAGCATCCGCATTTTTGGGTACTGGTAAAGTTTTAAAAGCACAAGAAATTCCGAAGCCAGACAAAATTGGAATGATGATGAAAATGGCTAAAATGGATATGAAAATGGGTGCACACGCATTAAAATATCATCCAAATAAAGATGAACGATTTAAAATGAAAGATGAATATGGGATGCAGATGGATAAAATGAAAGGAATGAATATGAAGAAAGATAAGACTATGCCTGAAATGAAAATGGAGATGCCTAAAGATACTATGCCAATGGATCACTCTAAAATGGAAGGGATGAAGATGGATCATTCAAAGATGTCTGGGATGGAAATGAACAAACCAAAAGATACTATAGCAATGAGTAAAATGAACCATTCTAATATGAGAGGAATGGGTATGAAAAAAGAGAATACTATGCCAGCAATGAAAATGGAAGGAATGGATTTATTTGCTGAATATAATTACGATTATTTGAAGTCGCCAGAGAAAACCAACTACGATAAAAATGTTCCTGTAAAAGAAGTTCTATTGAACCTTACAGGAAATATGAATCGTTATATCTGGAGTATGAATGGTGTTCCGTTATCTGAAGCTGATAATATCAAAATAAATAATAAAGAGGTAACAAGAATTACGTTGAATAACCTTACAATGATGCACCATCCAATGCATTTACACGGTCACTTTTTTAGAGTATTAAATGAAAATGGAGACTATTCACCATTAAAGCATACAGTAAATGTGCCACCAATGCAAAAAGTAACTTTAGAGTTTTATGGAAATAATGGAGATGAAGCTGGCGACTGGTTTTTCCACTGCCATATTCTTTACCATATGATGGGTGGTATGGCAAGAGTAATGTCTTATGACACGCCAAGAGACCCACGAATGGATGAATTTCCAGCTTCAAAAATTATCGCAGAAACAGATAAATGGTATTCTTGGGGATTGGCAGATATTGCTTCAAATAACACAGCAATTAACTTAACAACATCTAATTTAAGAAATCAATTTAATGCATCTTTCGAATACGGATGGAACAAAAATTTGGAAGGAGAATTTACTTATGTACGCTATCTACACGATTATTTAAGAGTATTTGGTGGGGTAAATATAGAAAATGAAACACGTGGTAGTTTAGATAAATTAAATACTACAGCAGTTGTTGGTCTTCGTTATTTAACACCTTACTTATTCAATTTAGATGTTAGAGTAGATAATAAATTAAGACCAAGAATTGGATTAGGAAGAAGTATAATGATATTCCCTAAACTATCTGTTTTCGGTTATTATGAATATCAAATAGATTTAGGCTTTGTGGACACTTTACCAATGAATAAAGACTTTACTTCAGAAACAGTTTGGAGCGCAGGAGCAGAATATATGCTATCAAGAAATTTCTCTTTAATGGCGAGTTACGACAATCGTTTTGGCGGTGGAGGTGGATTGTCAGTAAGATTTTAA
- a CDS encoding heme-binding domain-containing protein has product MRILKIIAIVALVVLLGIQFIPTERNQSDIVPKTDFMLVHNVPKKIQDKLQVSCYDCHSNNTAYPWYNKIQPVAWFLENHVKNGKAELNFSEWGSLSSRRKASKLQSIIKQIESGEMPLNSYTLIHKDAKFSSEETNEIINFIAQLKDSL; this is encoded by the coding sequence ATGAGAATTCTAAAAATCATAGCAATTGTTGCATTGGTAGTTCTTCTGGGAATTCAATTTATTCCCACAGAACGCAACCAAAGTGATATTGTGCCAAAAACAGATTTTATGTTGGTTCATAATGTGCCAAAAAAAATTCAAGATAAGTTGCAAGTTTCTTGCTATGATTGCCACAGTAATAATACTGCCTATCCTTGGTATAATAAAATACAGCCAGTGGCTTGGTTTTTAGAAAATCATGTTAAAAACGGAAAAGCAGAATTGAATTTTAGTGAATGGGGTTCGTTGTCAAGCAGAAGAAAAGCCAGCAAATTACAATCAATTATTAAACAAATAGAAAGCGGAGAAATGCCATTAAATTCTTACACGTTAATTCATAAAGATGCAAAGTTCTCAAGCGAAGAAACGAATGAAATAATCAATTTTATCGCCCAATTAAAAGATAGTTTATAA
- a CDS encoding universal stress protein, producing the protein MKNILVPTDFSDNCQKAAHLAIKMAVLYKAEIHFLHQLHTPVDWVKLNKTDEHNYPEILKKIGKAKNNLRVFNKEAVDKGLTSRTFLEFISDNNAIATHTHDFQHDFIITGSKGTEKGFLNEILGSNVQKIIRKAHVPILIVKDEQVTFPFKNIVFVSDYNLDEVNAFERVLNLAKKINAKLHLLHINTDSISNNVNNGLQSIKKFVKQFPKLENFEMHIYNSSTVLGGIENFEESNDMDLIAMNSHMRDGVFSVFSKSIAESVTNHSKKPIIITHL; encoded by the coding sequence ATGAAAAACATTTTAGTTCCAACAGATTTTTCAGATAACTGTCAAAAAGCAGCACATTTAGCAATAAAAATGGCTGTTCTTTACAAGGCTGAAATTCATTTTCTACACCAACTACATACACCAGTAGATTGGGTGAAACTTAATAAAACTGATGAACATAATTACCCAGAAATACTTAAAAAAATTGGGAAAGCTAAAAATAACCTAAGAGTATTTAATAAAGAAGCAGTAGATAAGGGGTTAACCTCTAGAACTTTTTTAGAATTCATCTCAGATAACAATGCTATTGCCACACATACGCACGATTTTCAGCACGATTTTATAATAACTGGTAGTAAAGGAACAGAAAAAGGTTTTCTGAATGAAATTTTAGGTAGTAATGTCCAAAAAATTATTCGTAAAGCACACGTGCCTATTTTGATTGTGAAAGATGAACAAGTAACATTCCCTTTTAAAAATATAGTCTTTGTTTCAGACTACAACCTAGATGAGGTTAATGCTTTTGAAAGGGTTTTGAATTTAGCAAAAAAAATCAATGCTAAGCTTCATTTACTTCATATAAATACAGATTCAATTTCTAATAACGTAAATAATGGATTACAATCCATAAAGAAATTTGTTAAACAATTTCCAAAATTAGAAAATTTTGAAATGCATATTTATAATTCATCTACTGTACTAGGTGGTATTGAAAATTTTGAAGAATCAAATGATATGGATTTAATTGCAATGAATAGTCATATGAGGGATGGTGTTTTCAGTGTTTTTTCTAAAAGCATTGCAGAAAGTGTGACAAACCATTCAAAAAAACCGATAATCATAACACATCTTTAA